Proteins encoded within one genomic window of Thermodesulfovibrionales bacterium:
- a CDS encoding PhoH family protein, giving the protein MEFELRTDEDYEYLHSVFGKNIQAIEETLDVVISARGNKIIIKGEEDSARKAKKIIEELREISSEGYSIKPEDIRYAIETSQGEPSLKNLFMSNIPVSSKKRFIVPKTETQREYVEAIKNYDIVIGIGPAGTGKTYLAVAMAVNAFLKKQVARIVLARPAVEAGEKLGFLPGDIEEKVSPYLRPLYDALFDMMEPEKVAKYLERGIIEIAPLAFMRGRTLNDSFIILDEAQNTTSEQMKMYLTRLGFNSKTVITGDITQIDLPPGKVSGLVEAERILKGIEGIKFIYFTEKDVVRHRLVQEIIRAYERYERTEKHQIA; this is encoded by the coding sequence TTGGAATTTGAACTCAGGACTGATGAAGATTATGAATATCTTCATTCAGTCTTCGGAAAAAATATCCAGGCTATAGAGGAGACCCTTGATGTTGTTATCAGTGCAAGGGGCAATAAGATTATAATCAAGGGAGAGGAGGATTCTGCCCGGAAAGCTAAAAAGATAATAGAGGAACTTAGAGAGATAAGTTCTGAAGGTTATTCTATAAAGCCTGAGGATATCCGTTATGCCATAGAGACCTCACAGGGAGAACCATCCCTTAAAAACCTCTTCATGAGCAACATTCCCGTCTCATCAAAGAAGAGGTTTATTGTCCCTAAGACAGAAACCCAGAGGGAGTATGTTGAGGCCATCAAGAACTATGACATTGTGATTGGCATAGGTCCTGCAGGAACAGGAAAAACCTATCTTGCAGTCGCAATGGCTGTAAATGCCTTTCTAAAAAAACAGGTTGCAAGGATCGTGCTCGCAAGACCAGCTGTTGAGGCTGGTGAAAAACTCGGATTCCTTCCCGGTGATATAGAGGAGAAGGTGAGTCCTTATCTCAGACCTCTTTATGATGCCCTATTTGATATGATGGAGCCCGAGAAGGTTGCAAAATATCTTGAAAGGGGCATTATAGAAATAGCACCTCTTGCTTTCATGAGGGGAAGGACGCTCAACGACTCCTTTATAATACTTGATGAAGCTCAGAATACAACCTCCGAGCAGATGAAGATGTATCTAACCAGGCTCGGTTTCAATTCGAAGACAGTTATAACGGGTGATATTACACAGATTGACCTTCCTCCAGGAAAGGTATCAGGTCTAGTTGAGGCTGAAAGGATACTGAAGGGAATTGAGGGTATCAAGTTTATTTACTTCACAGAAAAGGATGTGGTCAGACACAGACTTGTTCAGGAAATTATAAGGGCTTATGAAAGATACGAACGGACTGAAAAACACCAGATCGCCTAA
- a CDS encoding SPOR domain-containing protein, which translates to MKHKGEGSLVILNRSVVIGIIVLVTTVSFTFGYFVGRYSSKDSMSRTPVPEQRAEAPSSSETAGQELIGTVSEKEAGGEGPQQSISETASPSTAQQPIASVKAEPQNVQPSFKKGAYYLQVGAFKEERRAKKLSEHFKKEPYDVIIKKEQGLHRVYVGTFMTKKEALLAQTRVRKLYKIDSVIIKK; encoded by the coding sequence ATGAAACATAAGGGAGAGGGATCATTAGTAATCCTTAACAGATCTGTTGTTATAGGAATAATAGTTCTTGTAACAACAGTGAGTTTTACCTTCGGATATTTTGTTGGTAGGTATTCTTCAAAGGACTCGATGTCACGAACACCCGTACCCGAGCAGAGGGCTGAGGCGCCGTCATCCTCAGAGACAGCGGGTCAGGAGCTAATAGGAACAGTGTCTGAAAAAGAGGCAGGTGGTGAAGGACCTCAACAATCCATTTCTGAAACAGCATCTCCTTCCACCGCTCAGCAGCCTATTGCTTCTGTAAAAGCAGAGCCCCAGAATGTTCAACCATCTTTTAAAAAGGGTGCCTATTATTTACAGGTCGGAGCGTTCAAGGAAGAACGACGGGCCAAAAAATTGAGCGAGCATTTTAAGAAAGAGCCCTATGATGTTATAATAAAAAAAGAACAGGGCCTTCACAGAGTATATGTGGGAACATTTATGACTAAAAAAGAGGCACTTCTTGCTCAAACGAGAGTAAGGAAACTTTATAAAATAGACTCTGTAATAATTAAGAAGTGA